The DNA segment TAGAGATTGCCACTGTTTCGACTGCTTACTTGATTGGAACGGATTGAACCGAAAACATTTCAAGGCATAATACTTTCATTTATGGAAACTAAGGTCTGAAGTTTCACTCAAAACACCAGCTGGTCCCGGAAAGAATTTGGAATTATGAGCAaataatagtaagactttgttcataatttattcttcaaaatctatgtcacCCTTggtcccaatacacttgtgcaaACGTTTCTACCAATTCTGGAAACATTTGTTAAAGCCAATTTCGGAAATATGCTTTTTCCTTTAATTCAGTTtttatgtcttcaattgactcaaaacgatttCCTCGGgacggtcgtttgagtttgcttaacagccagaagtcacacggagctaaaccAGCTGTAtatggtggttgcggcacgatattggtggAAAATTGGGCGAAAAGCTCATTAAGAATCAATGTagtatgcgatggtgcattatcgcagtgcaaaaaccaagagttgtctgCCCATTATTCCGGCCTCTTGTTCCGAATAATTTCACGCAAACGTAGTGTAacctcaaatagtattccttgttgacagttggcctgtcggaaggaattcggagtgcaccacacctcgataatcgaagaaaactctcAACATGTCTTTGATtattgacctgctttgacgtggttttacGGCTTCGGTTCACCTCTgctacgatattcggccgattgatcatctgtttccgggtcgtaagcatagatccaagactcatcgccagtaataatacgtttcatgacatcctggtagtcagaaagcattgtgTCAAGGACGTTAACGCgacactgtttttttttaatttagtgattttggaatcaatcgtgttttcacttttctaaggaccaaatgatctttcaaaatggttttcactgatcctttcgacTTCAAGAAGACAGGCGTCTACTAAACGCTAGtgattattttcattgtttatcaacctagaaaacaaaatatttcgacgaatgtgtTTTCgcccgaaatttaaatttaaaagtctaactattttttgcccacagtttGTATAAAAGAGCTGCGGTAAACAGCAGATATTCTAAAGTAGTGGAAACCATTTGCAATGAGTATACCATAATTAatagaactttttatttatttacaaaacctagtaaatatgtatttagaattcgaaaaaaaacaactaaacatACTAAACTACGAGTACGCTTGCTACATATTATGTATaggtgtgcatatgtatgtgtgtgtgtgtgtggatgtttGTGGCTCGGTGAAatcaattgaaataaatattacgtATGTATTGGTAtgcttgcaaataaatatatgtttgtattttttttaactaaaatagtATCTACAACATCAAAGGTTatattgattattattattgttattatattatattatatttaggtatgtgtttgtatattaatatatatatatgtatgtatgtatgtacttatgctgtaaatattattttatgcctGTTTTATCTTATTTAATTCTATACAATTAATTCTTGCACATTTcatctcatatacatacaagtaataCACCATTctctatttatatatgtatatatataaattatatatatatgatactttctttatttttattttatttcttttttttatttacttttataaacatttatcttcattttatatagtttgcatatacatttgttgctatttttcttgcttttaatattatttctcagtttgcatatgtgtgtgcatgtgcaaTTGgtttattgtttgtatgtatgtatgtatgtatatgcttccgTCCACAAACTTTAACAATTAACATCGACTGCTATTCACCACACATTGCATAACATTTGACATACAGAATCTCAATGAGTGTGTTCACCTGCGACACACCTACAAGAATACGttgcttattgtttttgttttttgttttgttttttatttagaacTGCATAAACGCGAAGAAATacgaatttctaaaaaaaaattgtttttggccCCCGAAAGAAATCAAATGTTGCTGGAAAATATTCTAACGGAAAATCTAGCCCTGGCAGTTTCAGCAAAAAATAATCTAAACAAATATGCAAACGCCTAGGCaaacattatttataaattttatttagctttttctaatatttttttaagttttttgttgttgttggtttttttgcACTTTGTACCGTGAGCATCACATTTTGCCTCACTGTGCTGAAGACATTCATTACACTTTGCATGTTGCAACAAGCTAAGAGCTAAACTCTACATAAAATtcaactaaatatacatacgcTCCTCCACTCGTTTCACATTttacatgtacatgtacatatgtatgtatatgtagattatataatttttaaatacagtgCTTGGTCACTAAATGAGTGTTTTCTCTTCTATACgcattatttatagttttttatacatatatgtatgtacgtatattatatatataagtatatgtatagatatagaATGTTCATATGTTTACAGTTggagttcatatacatatatatataaatataaagaaacagttggaaaagaagtttcagccataaaattaaaacttaatttgtatatatgtaaatatgtatgtatatagttacagCTAAGAGATCCTAAATGGCCTCAAGTTAAAgtattaaagtttaattaatttgttaatacAGTTGTATATATTTAGGCGTTTAGATAGTtgcgtttatatgtatgtatagttatattacatttgtttgtttatttatattttttgttattagaaatttgtttttaaaaatatgttttaggcattttattaaaaatcaaatttttcggAGTGGTTCTtagtatacatacaagtacatatatgtgttggtgagtgaattttgtttacactttttatttatatttaagtaacaATATAATTAGTTAACtttcatgtatatgtatatatactctgCGTGGAagaacacatatacatatatgcagttaTGTGTATTATGTTTGCTGAATATACTGTTAGTAaggttaagatgaagaagtgtGCTAAAACGACATTTACTGCGCTTTTTTGgtcatttttaaaaagttaaaaaatattaaaaagggtGCCATTTTATAGACACCAGGGTCTATATGTGTAAGCAAGTGAAATGAGTTtcattatgttaaaaaaataataagaaaaataaataaaaaccaataataaaaggaacaaaaagaaaatttacaaaaattaatattttaaaaatcaattttattttttttattcattttaaattaaattttaaagtatttttttaaataaatattacagcatttttttcaaaaacaaaaatcatatatttttatttttttcatttcaatttcaaagatttctttttaatgaaattaaaaaaaaataaatttgaagtaaacaaattaaaaaatatgtttaccatttaagttatacattatttaaaaaacatatatttttaattaataaaaaaattgtttgttaattaaattaagaaacgatcaaatttttttaatatagttaacaaataatttttaaattaactaaaaatttttttatcttttattgaaatggcaaaacatgtatttttaattttattagattttcaGTAACCCgcgtattatattatattgtatgtgtcttaaaaaatatatatgtatgttttattccTTTagattttaacatttatattttttaattaatcggAAAACagaagaaatgaaaattttaattatacaaaaaacaaaaactattattttttatattatattttatattttaaagtttttttttatttttttgccatttaattacaaaaaaatattattaaaatttaacaaaaattaaaaatatcgatatttttattattataaatatgaatataatagaaaaataaaaccgttgtaattattaaaaaaaaattaatttttattattataatttttattttttttttttaataattaaaatttttaataattataataattattttttataatgaaattttttttatctccttttattagcatatatgtatatacatatgtatatgtatataccatataataaCCAAgaatatagatatttttaatttcttttaaattttaacaatacTGTTTTCGTAgttaattgataaaaaaaaacaaaaataaaagctgtaaaatataaaatttaatgtaaataaaattaaaatataaaatgtaataactttttttgtatttaattttttttgtcatattgtttattatataaatcttaaaaaatatatacatatatttttatttcatacactttttaataattaattttttattaaatgaagcgacaaacagtaaaaaaaagtttcataatacagaatgaatatatttaattcaaaaatttttttataaacgatTTTAGTTTTCTGTTTTCATAATTACAACTTTTTAATgcgggttatacatatatgaatattaaaaaaatatgtatatttcaatttcatatatgtatcttttatttatttttttattaaattaaaccaCAAAgagaaaaactaaatatttcaaagtagaaaataaaaaaaaatattttttataattcaaatttttttttgttataattgtcatatatgtatgtatattaaaaaattatgtattatatacatatgtacatttatatttgtatgtatgcatatatttttcgaattctttttaaattacgtttttatgtaaaataaacgcccaaaaataaagaaaaatgcttaaaacaagaaaaaataaaaataattttaaaaaattaaaaattatgaatattgatataataaatatataaatttaattatttattaatactcattaataatcaataattataaaataaaatatattttttttaatatttttctataaaaataaatataaaaaataatataataattaaataaataaatgttttttataattacaataaatttgtatgtatgtatttttcatttaaatataatgtCTCTAAGCTTCATGTGCGTTGTAAGTGTAAGACAATTATTCACAGAAGTCTTTTGCAATTGtagacaaatttattttattgaaagaaaattttaaacatattatgTTAGCgctaaaagtatgtatgtaagtatgtaggtatgtatttacAATCACATTTTCGAAGATAAAACAGCTTAGGCATTTACTATGAAACGGAGAAATtgtctatatatatttatacatttttttttaatttagcaagaaataaaaaatggtttgaactttttagtacaaatttaaaaaaataccgaaaatgtaaaaaaaaaatttgaagtgaGAAATTTCCCAAACAGATTGCTCGCGCTCAGTTTTCCTGCAGCATGTTGCATACTCGAATTCTTCACGCCAGTTGTTGTTGCTCAGATTTGTTGTTTGCAATGCTTTGTTAAAGCAttgtatgttgtttttgtttctttaagtGTTTGACAactgaaaaattgtatttgctttTCTATTGAAACTCTGGTTTGCGGCCTTGCCACCTGCATTAACTTTGGGTTCTTCTTGTAACCACACATTTCTCATTTTGTTTATTCTGCTGTATTTCGGCCCTGATCCTCCTCCTCTCGCATATGGAATTTTGCTTTAGTAAATTCTGGTGAATTTTTCGCTTTTCGGTGGTTGATCTGTCTACTTCATCTTGCGGTCCTCGTGCGCTTTTTTCACGATGGCCAGCTTGGAGTGCGGCGAAGCGGGTGAGAGTGTGCGATAGGGCGCCTCCTTGGTGCCGTGCAGCACAAGCGACCATTCGATGAGCCAGCCGGAGCGTGGTTGCGGTGAATTGAAACGTGCctacacatacaaatgtttaaataaatttaaaaagaaaatgaatatAGAACGTCGTTGCGTACCTCCAATTTCCACGTGCCGTGTGGGTACTCGCCCCATGAATGTGTGGTCATGAACGGCCATTTTGTGAAGCCATCACGATGATCATCGTCATTGGCGCGACGCGACAATATCATTGATCTACAatgaaagtatataaataataaaatatttagcaatgAAAACTTGGTAAATATCGTATTCTTTAGACGAAGTCAGTCGCTAGTTTTAAACGCTCACCTAGTACCCATCGGCGAAGTAAGGAATAGCTCCAAGTCTCCTCGTCTCGTGGCATTGGCGGAGATAACCGCCTGCACATGCTCCAGATAATTCACTTCGGTGTCAGTGCCTTTGCAAGAATCCGTTTTTATTTCCAGAAACATTGAGCGTCCGGTATAAATTggactaaaatataaatatatattgaataaaagtatatatataatatacataggtATTTCATCCCACTTTTACACCGTTTCTACTCACTTTGGTTCCACAATTTCCCCAGCTTCACAGTGATACCGCGCCGGCACTGACCGCCATTGCTTGGACAAGGTCACCATAGCGCCAGCGTCCAAAACTCCAAAGCCGAAAAGGTGATTGAACTCCAGACCCACTCCATTCATTGTCCAGTGGAAGCGATTCTTAGCGTCGAATAGTGAATTACGCTTGGAAGTCAGCACAGTCAAATGCTGTATGTCGCGCCATGTGAGCGATGGactgcaaataaaaatgaattgcgGAGTATTAGTGATTAAATCTTTTCGATTAAATTTGGGATCTGCAATGGATTCTTTAAATAGGGGATCAGCTGTGGTTTTTTAACCGAACTAATCCGTCAGGACCGAGAAGGAcgtctccgaaccgttcgataacAAACGACACTGTTGACAgatataacttcgaagtcgtagataatttcgtctatcttggaaccagcattaacagcaacaacaatgtcagtctcgaaatctaCCGCAGGATaatttttgccaacaggtgctactccgAACTGAGTTGGCAATCgggaagtaaagttctctctcgacgaacaaagaccaaactctctaagtcactcattattcccgtccttctatatggcgcaaaggcatggacgatgacaacatctgatgagtcgaagttacaagttttcgagaaaaacattCTGCGGagaatttatggtcctttgcgcgttgaccacggcgaatattgcattcgatggaacgataactGTACAACATATAACACGagattgacataattcagcgagtTAAGACACATCGGTTACACCGGATAAGGCATGTCGTCCGAacagatgaaaacactccagctctgacaATATACGGCGCAGTACCCacccggggaagcagaggaagaggaagaccttaaCCCccttggaaagaccaggtggagaaagacgaTATACGCTGTTGTGAACTCGGCTATatccgcgtaagcggtatctatgcaaataaagaagaatccGTCAAAAATAGCAGGTGGAAGTTAATGATTGTATATTCTTTCGATTCTCATCCTAATTTGGCATAAAAACAAGCTAAAATTCTGAGCGATATTAAAAGAATTGTATGATACCAACGTCTGGAGATTTGATTCTTTAACGGACtgaaaaagaattttgaacAAGCATTTGCCGCGTTTTGTACCCTCAGGTCAAGAACAGAACTTAGCCGCAAAAGAAACGATTGACAAATTGAACATGAATAGATTCAAACAAGAGAAGAAGATACATTTCCCTCTAAGACAGTCGTATGAGCCGCTAAATCATCTACAACTTAACTCACTGCTTTAATGAAAGTCATAGGTACCCACTGGCGGAGTGTCGCCAAACATTATGCCTTAATATACTATTCCACTAATTCGATGCGAACGTCGGTTCGAGAGACGTTTTCCGAatttaaagtaatatttacagCAATTTAGCAGAGCTCTTTACTAAATGCATACTTAGTAAAATTACCACTTGATTCAGCCTCTACTTACTTTGCCTCGAGTGCCAGCGCAAACACGCCGGCTGCCTCCGGTGCCGCCGCACTCGTGCCGGAATGTGTGGTTGTGCATTTGCCGTACAAATCCGTGGTGGCCACGCCAGTGTTGGGATCCTTGGCACCGTTACTAAATGTGCTGGCCAACGTTGAACTACAACTCTCATCGTAATGTGCATTCTGTCCATCGTTAATGGCGCTGTTAATGGAAATTGTCCACATAGACGCCGCATAGCCATCGCAATTGCAGTCGTCCTCCTCGCCGCCGTCGCCCGATGCCCACACGTAAATGTTGCCCAAACCATTGCGACCCTGCGGGAGAACAACGAATATTACATGTTAACGAAGTTAGGCGGATGCCATATGCTCACAGCACAAGCCCATGTACTCACATAcgaacatacaaacatatatgcgaCGTTAAAAGCCACTTGTATAAACATaacaacacatatgtacatacataagcactTACACcatcatatgtatgtgtgcatatatatgGCGAGTAATATTCGGGATGTTGGTGATTGTAACAAGTTTCACTTAATTCcccgtatgtttgtatgtatgtatgggcaTGTGCCAGTGCAGAAATTGATTTAGCGCGCTTGAgtatggacatacatacataggtatgccTTTATAGCCCGCCTCCACTCATTAATTCACTTACCTCGTTCACGCCTTGTACTATAGCACGCATGGTGGCGTTGCGCGGTCCGTCCACGGTTTTGCCATCGTCGGTGGGTCCCCAGGATGcgctgtaaatatgtattttatgcggtTCATGACCCATCGAATTGGCCTCGATTAAGTCGGTCATGTACGGCTGATCCAGCATGCGTATGCCTACGGAATGTAAAAGTGAAATTGAGTCAAGGATATGCGTGGCAACAGTGGCAACATATGGTTAACGGTTGCCAAAACCGCATACGCaaatgttatgtacatatataagtatatatctaGATATGTAAATCAATTAGTGCTTTTAGGAAGCTAAAAGCTGTGACAATATTTGCGCTGGATTTTACATTTTAGTTGCCGAACATTTTGCCATAATCAGATTTAAACTAAAATGCTTTCAGAATGAAAATAAGCTTCAAACCCCCTTGTGGTCGTCAAACCGCAACATTTCTACATTGCCAGGGAATGTTTTTCAAATCCAAAGTAATTAGATGTTTCTACTTTCCTcccaaaaattttactaatgGCAATagtaaacgttttattttgaaataccGAACTGAAACCctttttcttcccaagaagctgctcattcgtcagaaccgccgatataGGACCAAaagagc comes from the Bactrocera neohumeralis isolate Rockhampton chromosome 2, APGP_CSIRO_Bneo_wtdbg2-racon-allhic-juicebox.fasta_v2, whole genome shotgun sequence genome and includes:
- the LOC126751709 gene encoding neuroendocrine convertase 2; its protein translation is MVFAAWGNPSGLLMFLVCALVVIFVTNVPSAVAKGGNAAPAALNGRNDVFTSSFLVRFRRSVDNDLAGEVAARYGFDNIGPLVGGNGNEYHFKHRTLPHARTRRSITHTRLLKSHPLVHTAVQQPGFKRVKRGLRPAIPAIHGLPFESTFGAKPIGLEPSDPYFPLQWYLKNTGQNGGKMRLDLNVQAAWDQGITGKNVTTAIMDDGVDYMHPDLKFNYNAEASYDFSSNDPFPYPRYTDDWFNSHGTRCAGEVAAARDNGICGVGVAYDSKIAGIRMLDQPYMTDLIEANSMGHEPHKIHIYSASWGPTDDGKTVDGPRNATMRAIVQGVNEGRNGLGNIYVWASGDGGEEDDCNCDGYAASMWTISINSAINDGQNAHYDESCSSTLASTFSNGAKDPNTGVATTDLYGKCTTTHSGTSAAAPEAAGVFALALEANPSLTWRDIQHLTVLTSKRNSLFDAKNRFHWTMNGVGLEFNHLFGFGVLDAGAMVTLSKQWRSVPARYHCEAGEIVEPNPIYTGRSMFLEIKTDSCKGTDTEVNYLEHVQAVISANATRRGDLELFLTSPMGTRSMILSRRANDDDHRDGFTKWPFMTTHSWGEYPHGTWKLEARFNSPQPRSGWLIEWSLVLHGTKEAPYRTLSPASPHSKLAIVKKAHEDRKMK